In Flavobacterium gelatinilyticum, a genomic segment contains:
- a CDS encoding aminotransferase class I/II-fold pyridoxal phosphate-dependent enzyme — MVKDLFERIQDNKGPLGKWASQAEGYYVFPKLEGELGPRMQFHGKDILNWSLNDYLGLANHPEVRKADTEAAIQFGAAYPMGARMMSGHTTYHEQLENELAAFVMKESAYLLNFGYQGMVSIIDALVTKNDIIVYDVDSHACIIDGVRLHMGKRFTYKHNDLESMEKNLQRATKMAEETGGGILFITEGVFGMRGQQGKLKEIVAMKQKYNFRLLVDDAHGFGTLGKTGAGAGEEQGVQADIDVYFSTFAKSMANIGAFVAADKTVIDYLKYNLRSQMFAKALPMIQTIGSLKRLELLRNSSAIKDKLWENVNALQNGLKEKGFNIGDTNTCITPVYLEGSIPEAMVMVNDLRENYGIFLSIVVYPVIPKGIILLRMIPTASHTLTDIEETLTAFEAIREKLTNGTYKEIAERTTVDVS; from the coding sequence ATGGTAAAAGATTTATTCGAAAGAATTCAGGACAACAAAGGGCCTTTAGGAAAATGGGCTTCTCAGGCAGAAGGTTACTATGTTTTCCCAAAGCTGGAAGGTGAGTTAGGTCCGAGAATGCAATTTCATGGAAAAGATATTTTAAACTGGAGTCTGAATGATTATTTAGGTCTGGCAAATCATCCGGAAGTTCGTAAAGCAGATACAGAAGCGGCAATTCAGTTTGGTGCAGCGTATCCTATGGGAGCTCGTATGATGTCAGGACACACTACTTATCATGAGCAGTTAGAAAATGAACTGGCTGCTTTTGTAATGAAAGAATCTGCTTATTTATTGAATTTTGGTTATCAGGGAATGGTATCTATTATTGATGCCCTTGTTACTAAAAACGACATTATTGTTTATGATGTTGACTCTCATGCTTGTATCATTGATGGTGTTCGTTTGCACATGGGTAAACGTTTCACATACAAACACAATGATCTTGAAAGTATGGAGAAAAACCTGCAGCGTGCTACTAAAATGGCCGAGGAAACAGGCGGTGGTATTTTGTTTATTACCGAAGGTGTTTTTGGAATGCGCGGACAACAGGGTAAACTGAAAGAAATTGTAGCGATGAAGCAAAAATACAATTTCCGTTTATTAGTAGATGATGCACACGGTTTTGGTACACTTGGAAAAACAGGTGCAGGAGCAGGTGAAGAGCAGGGAGTTCAGGCAGATATTGATGTTTACTTCTCAACTTTTGCAAAATCGATGGCTAATATCGGAGCTTTCGTAGCAGCTGATAAAACAGTTATTGATTACTTAAAATACAATTTACGTTCACAGATGTTTGCAAAAGCACTACCTATGATCCAGACAATTGGTTCATTAAAACGTTTAGAATTATTGCGTAATTCTTCTGCAATAAAAGACAAACTTTGGGAGAATGTAAATGCATTGCAAAACGGTCTTAAAGAAAAAGGATTCAACATTGGAGATACAAATACTTGTATTACTCCGGTTTATTTAGAAGGAAGTATTCCGGAAGCAATGGTAATGGTAAATGACTTAAGAGAAAACTACGGTATTTTCCTTTCTATTGTAGTATATCCGGTTATTCCAAAAGGAATCATCTTGTTAAGAATGATCCCTACAGCTTCTCATACGTTAACTGATATCGAAGAAACTTTAACAGCTTTTGAAGCTATCCGTGAGAAATTAACAAACGGAACTTATAAAGAAATTGCAGAACGTACTACAGTTGACGTTTCATAA
- a CDS encoding GTP cyclohydrolase, which yields MITIKEAKTKKELTEYIKFPFSLYKDNPYWVPPIIADELESFDKTKNPVFDNAEAYFYLAYRNNEIVGRITAIINWTEVNNQHKRKVRFGWFDVIDDIEVTKALLEKVYELGRKHNLEHAEGPMGFSNLDKVGLLTEGYDQVGTMITWYNHPYYVTHLEQLGFAVEKQYIESIFPFSNVKPEFFQKAQELIKKRYGLKALNFTKTKDIMPHVDKMFDLFNESYAKLASFVAISDIQKEYFKKKYISFINPEYIKFVLDKDDNLVAFSIVMPSFTEALQKIKGKLFPFGFLHLLKAKKHSKDVVFYLIGIHPEYQNKGVTAIIFDEYYKTFSQKGIQNCIRTPELLENNAIHLLWKNFDPIIHCQRKTYLKNL from the coding sequence ATGATCACAATAAAAGAAGCCAAAACAAAAAAAGAATTAACCGAGTATATCAAATTTCCTTTTTCACTTTACAAGGACAATCCGTATTGGGTACCTCCTATTATTGCTGATGAATTAGAGTCATTTGATAAAACGAAAAATCCTGTTTTTGATAATGCAGAAGCTTACTTTTATCTGGCTTACCGCAATAACGAAATTGTTGGACGTATTACCGCTATCATAAACTGGACTGAGGTTAATAATCAGCATAAAAGAAAAGTAAGATTTGGCTGGTTTGATGTTATTGATGATATTGAAGTAACTAAAGCACTGCTTGAAAAAGTCTACGAATTAGGCAGAAAACACAACTTAGAACATGCCGAAGGACCAATGGGATTCTCAAATCTGGACAAAGTTGGTCTGCTTACAGAGGGATACGATCAGGTTGGGACTATGATTACCTGGTACAATCACCCTTATTATGTAACGCATTTGGAACAGTTAGGTTTTGCCGTTGAAAAACAATATATCGAAAGTATTTTCCCTTTCTCTAACGTAAAACCGGAGTTTTTCCAAAAGGCTCAGGAATTAATAAAGAAACGTTACGGATTAAAAGCGCTAAATTTTACCAAAACAAAAGACATTATGCCTCATGTAGACAAAATGTTTGATTTGTTTAACGAAAGCTACGCTAAACTAGCTTCGTTTGTAGCTATTTCGGATATACAAAAAGAGTATTTTAAGAAGAAATACATCAGTTTTATCAATCCGGAATACATCAAATTTGTTTTGGATAAAGATGATAATCTGGTTGCTTTTAGTATCGTAATGCCAAGTTTTACAGAGGCTTTGCAGAAAATCAAAGGAAAACTGTTTCCGTTTGGTTTCCTTCATTTATTAAAAGCTAAGAAACACAGTAAGGATGTTGTTTTTTACCTCATCGGGATTCACCCTGAATATCAGAACAAAGGAGTTACTGCCATTATTTTTGATGAGTATTATAAAACTTTTTCACAAAAAGGAATCCAGAACTGTATCCGTACACCGGAACTTTTAGAAAACAATGCGATCCATTTATTATGGAAAAACTTTGATCCTATTATTCACTGCCAGAGAAAGACTTATTTAAAAAACCTTTAG
- a CDS encoding DUF4834 family protein codes for MQEASFTNLFKTIMWIIAFYYIFKFLAKIFLPVLVKKAVEKAGENFQRQQQYQQDNSWQRTQNNNDEIIINTANAKKPRETKKVGDYVDYEEID; via the coding sequence ATGCAAGAAGCATCTTTTACAAATTTGTTTAAAACGATAATGTGGATTATTGCGTTTTATTATATTTTTAAATTTTTAGCCAAAATCTTTTTGCCGGTACTGGTAAAAAAAGCGGTTGAAAAAGCAGGTGAAAATTTTCAGAGACAACAACAATATCAGCAAGATAATTCATGGCAGCGCACTCAAAATAATAATGATGAAATAATCATTAATACTGCCAATGCAAAAAAACCGCGCGAAACCAAAAAGGTAGGCGATTATGTTGATTACGAAGAAATAGATTAA
- a CDS encoding transporter: MLKIKNLLFTSLFLIPQFFFAQYTDVINSNRPGKSMSAYSVGKSVIQGEIGVYGIKEKHNLLGYDASGFGTDLSIRYGAFLEKLEFMLDVQYQMENFDTPYTSYKKNNFRQTTLGAKYLIYDPYKNYKREVNIYSYKANRNFQWRELIPAVSVYAGANFVGADNPYYFSPDGAISPKVSIMTQNLLGGGAWVFVTNIIADYIGTDYPSYGYILTLTHGFNDRWSGFVENQGYKSDFYSDAIVRGGAAYLLTPNMQVDASISTNFKDTPSILYGGVGFSWRYDGWYKQRQENNKAQEKAKKNPENEKKIDYQEKERKRKAKYE; the protein is encoded by the coding sequence ATGTTGAAAATTAAAAACTTACTTTTTACATCGCTTTTTTTAATCCCGCAATTCTTCTTTGCACAATATACAGATGTAATCAACTCTAACCGTCCCGGAAAAAGCATGTCTGCGTATTCCGTTGGAAAATCAGTCATTCAGGGCGAAATAGGTGTTTACGGTATCAAGGAAAAGCATAATTTGTTAGGTTACGATGCGAGCGGTTTTGGAACCGATTTAAGTATTCGATACGGCGCTTTTCTGGAAAAACTGGAGTTTATGTTGGATGTGCAGTACCAAATGGAAAACTTTGACACGCCTTATACCAGCTACAAAAAAAACAATTTCAGGCAGACTACTCTAGGTGCAAAATATTTAATTTATGATCCTTACAAAAATTATAAACGAGAAGTTAATATTTACAGTTACAAAGCCAATCGTAATTTTCAATGGCGCGAATTAATTCCGGCTGTTTCTGTTTACGCAGGAGCCAATTTTGTTGGAGCAGATAATCCGTATTATTTTTCGCCAGACGGTGCTATTTCTCCTAAAGTCTCAATTATGACGCAAAATTTATTAGGAGGAGGAGCCTGGGTTTTTGTAACTAATATTATTGCTGATTATATTGGTACAGATTATCCTAGTTACGGTTATATTTTGACTTTAACACACGGATTTAATGACAGATGGTCCGGTTTTGTTGAAAATCAGGGATACAAAAGTGATTTTTACAGCGATGCCATTGTTCGAGGCGGAGCCGCTTATCTTCTTACTCCAAACATGCAGGTAGATGCTTCTATAAGCACCAACTTTAAAGATACTCCTTCTATTTTATATGGAGGTGTTGGTTTTTCTTGGCGTTATGACGGATGGTACAAACAAAGACAGGAAAACAACAAAGCCCAGGAAAAAGCCAAAAAGAATCCTGAAAACGAAAAGAAAATAGATTATCAGGAAAAAGAAAGAAAGCGTAAAGCGAAATACGAATAA
- the nirK gene encoding copper-containing nitrite reductase: MKPKNKKLIMINVLLCSFFMLLLLGSCKKNEPANYADIMTEGEMEAELTAPPLVPKPVGNRTAMKLKLNMEIKEQEGTMTDGVKYTYWTFGGSVPGSFIRTRVGDEVEFHLKNHPDNKLPHNIDLHAVTGPGGGATSSLVAPGHEKVFSFKVINPGLYVYHCATAPVGMHIANGMYGLILVEPEGGLPPVDKEYYVMQGDFYTQGEYGAKGLQPFDMNKAVKETPDYVVFNGKVGALTNGGELTAKVGETVRLYVGNGGPNLVSSFHIIGEIFDSVHVEGGSTINKNVQTTLIPAGGAAIVDFKVETPGTFILVDHSIFRAFNKGALGMLKVEGKENKNIYSGTIQEGIYLPEGGTIQKMPGGSAAKTETPKRTLAEKINIGKEIFGTTCFACHQSEGQGIPNTFPPLAKSDYLNADSKRAINTILHGLTGEVTVNGKKYNNIMPAQNLSDDEIANVLTYIYNSWGNNKTEITPEMVKALR; the protein is encoded by the coding sequence ATGAAACCAAAAAACAAAAAATTAATTATGATAAACGTTCTTTTATGTTCGTTTTTCATGCTTCTGTTATTAGGAAGCTGCAAAAAGAATGAGCCTGCTAATTATGCCGATATCATGACAGAAGGTGAAATGGAAGCAGAACTTACTGCACCGCCGCTTGTACCTAAACCGGTTGGAAACAGAACCGCGATGAAATTAAAATTAAACATGGAAATCAAGGAACAGGAAGGAACTATGACTGACGGTGTTAAATATACATACTGGACTTTTGGAGGTTCTGTTCCGGGAAGTTTCATCAGAACCCGCGTGGGTGATGAAGTAGAATTTCACTTGAAAAACCATCCTGATAATAAATTACCTCATAATATCGATTTACATGCCGTAACCGGACCTGGAGGGGGGGCAACTTCTTCTCTTGTAGCTCCGGGACATGAAAAAGTGTTCAGTTTTAAAGTAATCAATCCCGGATTATATGTATATCACTGTGCAACTGCTCCTGTGGGAATGCATATTGCAAATGGTATGTACGGACTGATTTTGGTTGAACCAGAAGGAGGACTTCCTCCTGTTGATAAAGAATACTATGTTATGCAGGGTGATTTTTATACTCAGGGCGAATACGGAGCAAAAGGTTTACAGCCTTTCGATATGAATAAAGCAGTAAAAGAAACTCCTGATTATGTAGTATTTAACGGAAAAGTAGGTGCTTTAACTAATGGCGGTGAATTAACTGCAAAAGTAGGCGAAACTGTTCGTTTATATGTTGGAAACGGCGGACCAAACCTGGTTTCATCTTTCCACATTATTGGTGAAATATTCGACAGCGTACATGTTGAAGGCGGAAGCACAATTAATAAAAATGTTCAGACTACTTTAATTCCTGCCGGCGGTGCTGCGATTGTAGATTTTAAGGTAGAAACTCCGGGAACTTTTATTCTGGTAGACCACTCGATCTTCAGAGCATTTAATAAAGGTGCTTTGGGAATGCTGAAAGTAGAAGGCAAAGAAAACAAAAACATTTATTCAGGAACGATACAGGAAGGAATCTATCTGCCTGAAGGAGGTACAATTCAGAAAATGCCGGGCGGATCAGCAGCAAAAACTGAAACTCCTAAACGTACACTTGCCGAAAAAATCAATATAGGTAAAGAAATTTTCGGGACCACTTGTTTTGCCTGCCACCAGTCTGAAGGACAAGGAATTCCGAACACATTCCCTCCCCTTGCAAAATCAGATTATTTAAATGCCGATTCTAAACGCGCTATTAATACAATTCTGCATGGTTTAACAGGAGAAGTAACCGTAAACGGCAAAAAATACAACAATATAATGCCTGCTCAAAATCTTTCTGATGATGAAATTGCAAACGTACTGACCTACATTTATAACAGCTGGGGAAATAACAAAACTGAGATTACCCCTGAAATGGTAAAAGCGCTAAGATAA
- a CDS encoding YfhO family protein, translating to MKIVNKFYPHALAILGFIIVSLIYFYPVLQGKQILQSDIVQYTGMAKEQNDFRAAEHAEPYWTNSAFGGMPTYQLGANYPYDFIGKLDDALRFLPRPADYLFLYFFGFYGLLLVLRTDPLKAFIGAVAFGFSTYLIIILGVGHNAKAHAIAYMPLVIAGFILVFQKKYVWGGLLTMFAVALEVNANHFQMTYYLLIFLLILSGYFAFNFIKDKEYKPLLIAGGTLAVAAIFAIGANAANLMATSEYAKYSTRSNSELTFNPDGTKRENENALSREYITEYSYGIAESFNLIAPRLFGGSNSENLGKDSHMYSFMINHGVPSDQAEDFVSGLPAYWGDQPIVAAPAYIGIVIFFLAVLALFLDNRRIKYVFLAGALVSLVLSWGKNFSLLTDFFIDYVPMYDKFRAVSSIQVILEVCFPILSIMGLQSFFRNDDERLKIKALLQTAAFCLGTFLILLLAKGMFHFSGSSDNYLLQSYGPDFVDALKEDRMSLYLADLLRSSFFTVLSFAFLYCFIKYKSKIITLSYLLVIGLALLGVFFIFIVFGEKTLLTIKTFVPLIAFSVGYLIWRLIVKKEYNQLTIILVGVLIFSDLFFIDKKYVDAKKFKSPAEIAAPFQETPADAKILEDTTHYRVFELSGNMSSARASYFHHSIGGYHAAKPRKMQQLFDYQIAKNNLEILNMLNVKYVIQTDKEGNEIPTINPEANGNAWFVGHVKLVNKPDDVMKALNNLDTKKVAVFNVREHEGKFRNARMKKQWDTTGTIKVVEYKPNYIKYQSDNTKDGLAVFSEMYYKNGWNAYIDGQLTDHFPVDYVLRAMEIPGGKHTIEFKFEPQVVKTGGTIVLVSSIGMLLLLAGGIYFERKNSSANKSEFKV from the coding sequence TTGAAAATAGTAAATAAATTCTACCCGCACGCCCTTGCAATTCTGGGCTTTATTATAGTATCATTAATTTATTTTTATCCGGTTCTTCAGGGAAAACAAATTCTCCAGTCAGATATTGTTCAGTACACCGGAATGGCAAAGGAACAAAATGACTTCCGTGCTGCAGAACATGCAGAGCCTTACTGGACCAATTCTGCATTTGGCGGTATGCCTACTTATCAGTTAGGAGCCAATTATCCTTACGATTTTATAGGTAAGCTGGATGATGCATTGCGTTTTTTACCACGTCCTGCTGATTATTTGTTTTTATACTTTTTTGGTTTTTACGGACTGCTGCTGGTTTTAAGAACAGATCCTTTAAAAGCTTTTATAGGCGCTGTAGCCTTTGGTTTTTCAACTTATCTAATAATTATTCTTGGCGTTGGACATAATGCAAAAGCGCATGCAATCGCATATATGCCATTAGTCATTGCCGGATTTATACTGGTTTTTCAGAAAAAATATGTCTGGGGAGGACTCCTCACCATGTTTGCAGTTGCATTGGAGGTTAATGCCAACCACTTCCAGATGACCTATTATTTATTGATTTTCTTATTGATTCTTTCAGGCTATTTTGCCTTCAATTTTATAAAAGATAAAGAATACAAACCACTTTTAATTGCAGGCGGTACTTTGGCTGTGGCGGCAATTTTTGCTATTGGTGCCAATGCAGCTAATTTAATGGCTACAAGCGAATATGCTAAATACAGTACCCGAAGCAACAGTGAATTGACTTTTAATCCGGACGGAACTAAAAGAGAAAATGAAAACGCGCTTAGCCGTGAATATATAACAGAATACAGTTACGGAATAGCCGAAAGTTTTAATTTGATAGCTCCAAGACTTTTTGGTGGTTCAAACAGCGAAAATCTTGGCAAAGACAGTCATATGTATTCGTTTATGATTAATCACGGCGTGCCTTCTGATCAGGCAGAGGATTTTGTTTCCGGTTTACCAGCGTATTGGGGCGACCAGCCTATTGTAGCAGCTCCGGCCTATATAGGTATAGTTATTTTCTTTTTGGCTGTTTTAGCTTTGTTTTTAGATAACAGAAGAATTAAATATGTATTCCTTGCAGGTGCTTTAGTTTCTTTAGTGCTTTCGTGGGGAAAAAATTTCTCTTTACTAACGGACTTTTTTATTGATTACGTTCCAATGTATGATAAATTTAGAGCCGTATCTTCTATTCAGGTAATTTTGGAAGTGTGCTTTCCAATTTTGTCAATAATGGGACTTCAATCTTTCTTTAGAAATGATGATGAACGATTGAAGATTAAAGCTTTATTACAAACAGCTGCTTTTTGCTTGGGAACATTTTTGATTTTGCTTCTTGCCAAAGGTATGTTTCATTTTTCAGGAAGTAGTGATAATTATTTATTACAAAGTTATGGACCTGATTTTGTAGATGCATTAAAAGAAGACAGGATGAGTCTCTATCTGGCGGATTTATTGCGTTCAAGCTTTTTCACTGTTTTATCATTTGCATTCTTATATTGTTTTATAAAGTATAAAAGTAAAATCATAACATTAAGCTATTTACTTGTAATAGGATTAGCACTGTTAGGAGTGTTTTTTATCTTTATTGTTTTTGGTGAAAAAACATTATTGACTATCAAAACATTTGTTCCTTTAATTGCATTTTCTGTTGGTTATTTAATTTGGAGGTTAATAGTAAAGAAAGAATACAATCAGCTTACAATTATTTTAGTTGGAGTTTTAATTTTTTCTGACTTATTTTTTATTGATAAGAAGTATGTTGATGCAAAGAAATTCAAAAGCCCTGCTGAAATCGCAGCTCCGTTTCAGGAAACACCCGCAGATGCTAAAATTTTAGAAGATACTACTCATTATAGGGTTTTTGAATTAAGCGGCAACATGTCAAGTGCAAGAGCTTCTTATTTCCATCATTCTATTGGCGGATACCACGCTGCTAAGCCTAGAAAAATGCAGCAGTTATTTGATTATCAAATCGCAAAAAATAATCTGGAAATACTGAATATGCTAAATGTTAAGTATGTAATTCAGACAGATAAAGAAGGAAATGAAATCCCAACCATAAATCCCGAAGCTAATGGCAATGCGTGGTTTGTAGGTCATGTAAAACTGGTAAATAAACCGGATGATGTAATGAAAGCTCTAAATAATCTGGATACTAAAAAGGTCGCTGTATTTAACGTTCGCGAGCATGAAGGCAAATTTAGAAATGCCCGAATGAAAAAACAGTGGGATACTACAGGAACTATTAAGGTAGTAGAGTACAAACCAAATTATATCAAATATCAGTCTGATAATACTAAAGATGGTTTGGCTGTATTTTCTGAAATGTATTATAAAAACGGCTGGAACGCTTATATTGACGGACAATTAACAGATCATTTCCCTGTTGATTATGTTTTAAGAGCAATGGAAATTCCGGGTGGAAAACATACAATAGAGTTTAAATTTGAACCTCAGGTCGTTAAAACAGGAGGAACTATTGTGTTAGTAAGTTCTATTGGAATGTTGCTGCTTTTGGCTGGCGGTATTTATTTTGAGAGAAAGAACAGCTCTGCAAATAAAAGTGAGTTTAAAGTTTAA
- a CDS encoding polysaccharide biosynthesis C-terminal domain-containing protein, whose amino-acid sequence MGIVLNQSFKNTIITYIGFGIGAINTLYLYPVFLGATYYALTNYITSAANVIMPLFAIGMQNTLVKFYSQYETEEQREQFLSFTALFPILMCIPLGLIGIFFYDDITDFVSKENPVVREFMLLIPFIGICMAYFEIFYAWARVHMHSVFGNFIKEVGLRLLSTLALIGLYFHWISLVQFVYVTAAIYFLAFIVTMFYAFYIKRPNFQITIPENVKSVMEYTFYIILSGSVANLLLDGDKLMLNQYMKIENIAYYSVATYIALVISVPSRAMHQIVYPITAKLMHENKHDELNQLYKKTSINLQMVGGFVMLCIFVNINQLYELVPKEYSGGISVVFMIGLSKYFDLILGNNNAIIFNTKYYRMVLYLGLMLVVLTVILNMIFIPIFGIFGSAFATLLSITLYSLAKLLFVVKKLGLYPFTKETISSMILTFALFLVFYFWEFPFFQLISIALKSILVTILYVYLNYRFNISPDINKVIDTILKKIGIKI is encoded by the coding sequence ATGGGCATTGTCTTAAATCAGTCTTTTAAAAACACTATTATCACTTATATTGGTTTCGGGATCGGGGCCATCAATACACTGTATTTATATCCAGTATTTCTAGGGGCAACCTATTATGCTTTAACAAATTATATTACTTCTGCTGCAAATGTTATAATGCCTTTGTTTGCGATTGGAATGCAGAATACATTAGTTAAGTTTTATTCGCAGTACGAAACCGAAGAGCAGCGAGAACAGTTTTTGTCCTTTACAGCCTTGTTTCCTATTCTTATGTGTATTCCGTTGGGATTGATTGGTATTTTCTTTTATGATGACATTACAGACTTTGTTTCAAAAGAAAATCCTGTTGTAAGGGAGTTTATGCTTTTGATTCCGTTTATAGGAATCTGCATGGCGTATTTTGAGATTTTCTATGCCTGGGCGCGGGTTCATATGCATTCCGTATTTGGTAATTTTATTAAAGAAGTGGGTTTAAGACTTCTTTCGACACTGGCTTTAATTGGTCTTTATTTTCATTGGATTTCATTGGTGCAGTTTGTTTATGTAACCGCCGCGATTTATTTTCTGGCGTTTATTGTAACCATGTTTTATGCCTTTTACATCAAACGTCCGAACTTTCAGATTACGATTCCTGAAAATGTAAAAAGCGTGATGGAATACACCTTTTATATTATCTTATCAGGAAGTGTGGCCAACCTGCTTTTAGACGGTGATAAACTGATGCTGAACCAATATATGAAGATTGAGAATATTGCCTATTATTCTGTTGCTACCTATATTGCTTTGGTAATTTCGGTTCCAAGCAGGGCCATGCATCAAATTGTGTATCCAATTACGGCGAAACTGATGCACGAAAACAAACACGATGAATTGAATCAGCTGTATAAAAAAACATCCATAAACCTTCAAATGGTGGGCGGATTTGTAATGCTGTGTATTTTTGTAAATATTAATCAGTTATACGAATTGGTTCCAAAAGAATACAGCGGCGGTATTTCGGTTGTATTTATGATTGGTCTTTCGAAGTATTTTGATTTGATTTTAGGAAACAATAATGCCATTATATTCAATACAAAATATTACCGAATGGTGTTGTATCTTGGATTAATGCTGGTAGTTTTAACGGTAATCCTGAACATGATCTTTATTCCTATTTTTGGGATTTTTGGTTCAGCATTTGCTACTTTATTATCTATTACCTTATACAGCCTTGCCAAATTATTGTTTGTTGTAAAAAAATTGGGTCTTTATCCTTTTACAAAAGAAACCATTTCGTCAATGATCCTGACATTTGCATTGTTTTTGGTGTTTTACTTCTGGGAATTTCCGTTTTTTCAACTTATCAGTATTGCTTTAAAATCTATTTTAGTAACCATTTTATATGTTTATCTAAACTATCGATTTAATATTTCTCCCGATATTAATAAAGTAATTGATACCATTTTGAAAAAAATAGGAATAAAAATCTAA
- a CDS encoding glycosyltransferase family 4 protein, with protein sequence MEQKKLLIITYYFPPAGGPGVQRWLKFVKYLPEFDVQPIVYIPENPTYPIIDEGLVSEISDKVIILKNKIWEPYQLASVFSKNKTKKISSGIFPHKKKQTFLDKLFLWVRGNLFIPDARVFWVKPSVAYLEKYIKENNIDTIVTSGPPHSLHLIGLELKEKLNVKWFADFRDPWTTIGYHKALRLSSYADKKHKKLEHKVLNTADTIIVTSKTTKTEFQAITNKPISVITNGYDNENVAKQTLDSKFTLAHIGSFLSDRNPKFLWECLVELLNEIPDFKNHLEIKLIGAVSQEVLDSISESNLNTYLNLVGYVSHNEAIAHQRKSQVLLLIEINSEDTKSIIPGKLFEYMVSNRPIIAIGPTGSDFADIIKETNTGVFFDYSEKARLKSVILDFYNQFLEGKLQSYAVGLQQYSRKNLTKQLVELINK encoded by the coding sequence TTGGAACAAAAAAAACTCTTAATAATAACCTATTATTTTCCGCCTGCAGGTGGACCGGGTGTACAGCGCTGGCTGAAATTTGTAAAATATCTTCCTGAATTTGATGTTCAGCCGATTGTTTATATTCCTGAAAATCCAACGTATCCTATTATTGACGAAGGTCTGGTAAGTGAAATATCAGATAAAGTTATAATACTTAAAAATAAAATATGGGAACCGTATCAGCTGGCTTCTGTGTTTTCGAAAAATAAAACCAAGAAAATCAGTTCCGGAATTTTTCCGCATAAAAAGAAACAGACCTTTCTGGATAAACTTTTTTTATGGGTTCGCGGTAACCTGTTTATTCCGGATGCCCGTGTATTTTGGGTAAAACCGTCTGTTGCATATCTCGAAAAATATATAAAAGAAAATAACATCGATACGATTGTTACATCGGGACCGCCTCATAGTTTGCATTTAATTGGGTTGGAATTAAAGGAAAAACTAAACGTAAAATGGTTTGCCGATTTTCGTGATCCATGGACAACAATTGGTTATCATAAAGCTTTGCGTCTTTCCTCTTATGCTGATAAAAAACATAAAAAGTTAGAACATAAAGTTCTTAATACAGCTGATACAATTATAGTTACCAGCAAAACGACAAAAACAGAATTTCAGGCCATTACCAATAAACCGATTTCTGTGATTACAAATGGTTATGATAACGAAAATGTTGCAAAACAGACTTTAGATTCTAAATTTACACTGGCGCATATTGGTTCGTTTTTATCAGACAGAAATCCGAAATTTTTGTGGGAATGTCTGGTTGAATTGCTAAATGAAATTCCGGATTTTAAAAACCATTTAGAAATAAAATTAATTGGCGCTGTAAGTCAGGAAGTATTAGATTCGATTTCAGAATCAAATTTGAATACTTATCTAAATCTTGTAGGTTATGTATCGCACAATGAAGCCATTGCACACCAAAGAAAGTCTCAGGTGCTGCTTTTAATCGAAATTAACTCTGAAGATACCAAAAGCATCATTCCGGGGAAATTGTTCGAATATATGGTTTCTAACCGCCCAATTATTGCCATAGGGCCAACAGGTTCCGATTTTGCTGATATTATAAAAGAAACAAATACAGGCGTATTTTTTGATTATTCGGAAAAAGCCAGATTAAAAAGTGTAATTTTGGACTTTTATAATCAATTTCTGGAAGGAAAATTACAATCGTATGCAGTTGGTTTACAGCAGTATTCAAGAAAAAACCTTACCAAGCAATTAGTAGAGTTGATTAATAAATAA